Proteins encoded within one genomic window of Prosthecobacter fusiformis:
- a CDS encoding DUF1501 domain-containing protein: MSAAKMNTDFQIPLSRRRFIGGTGVGLSSVAFSQLLGSESLEVQRSHFPAKAKRVIWLFMHGGPSHVDLLDPKPELIRHAGKPLPESFGPVETRRKVAQNPLLGPVKPFRAHGQSGIEISDFLPHMAELADEMCVIRSCHGDSVNHPQSVYQMNTGSILMGKPSLGSWVAYGLGSDNQNMPSFVVLPDPGGGLKGGPPAWGNGFLPATYQGTTMRPGENPILHLNPAHDRSPERQRATLDLVNRFNALHQAERGADTHLDARIRAYELAFRMQTAAPDAVDLSEESEATKNLYGLDDPVTKEFGTRCLLARRMIERGVRFVQLYSGDTNGWDAHEDVLKNHTEYCARTDKPVAGLIRDLKQRGLLEDTLVIWGGEFGRMPMSEKGVGRDHNPWGYSTVFFGAGVKTGHVHGATDDIGLRAVEDKVHVHDLHATILHLLGMDHESLTFRHNGRDERLTDVAGHVVKGILA; the protein is encoded by the coding sequence ATGTCCGCAGCAAAGATGAACACTGATTTCCAAATTCCTTTATCGAGACGCCGATTCATTGGCGGGACGGGTGTGGGGTTGTCAAGTGTGGCGTTTTCGCAGCTGCTGGGATCGGAAAGCCTGGAGGTACAGCGCTCGCACTTTCCGGCGAAGGCCAAGCGGGTCATCTGGCTCTTCATGCATGGGGGGCCGAGCCATGTGGATCTGCTGGACCCGAAACCGGAGCTGATCCGCCATGCAGGCAAGCCGTTACCGGAAAGCTTTGGCCCGGTGGAGACTCGGAGAAAGGTGGCGCAGAATCCTCTACTGGGGCCAGTGAAGCCATTTCGTGCGCACGGGCAGAGCGGCATCGAGATCAGCGATTTCCTTCCTCATATGGCGGAGCTGGCGGATGAGATGTGCGTGATCCGAAGCTGCCATGGAGACAGCGTGAACCATCCGCAATCTGTCTACCAGATGAACACAGGATCCATCCTGATGGGCAAGCCGAGCCTGGGGAGCTGGGTGGCGTATGGGCTAGGATCGGACAATCAAAACATGCCCTCTTTTGTGGTGTTGCCGGATCCCGGCGGCGGACTGAAGGGCGGCCCCCCGGCGTGGGGCAATGGATTCCTGCCGGCCACGTATCAGGGCACGACCATGAGGCCGGGTGAAAACCCGATCCTGCACCTGAATCCGGCCCATGACCGCAGTCCGGAGCGGCAGCGGGCGACGCTGGATCTGGTGAACCGGTTCAATGCGCTGCATCAGGCGGAGCGCGGGGCTGATACGCATCTGGATGCCCGTATCCGCGCTTATGAGCTGGCTTTTAGAATGCAGACAGCCGCACCGGATGCGGTGGATCTGTCAGAGGAATCGGAAGCGACGAAAAACCTCTACGGACTGGACGATCCGGTCACGAAGGAGTTCGGCACGCGCTGCCTGCTGGCGCGGCGCATGATCGAACGCGGGGTGCGTTTTGTACAGCTTTACTCCGGTGATACGAATGGCTGGGATGCACATGAGGATGTGCTGAAAAACCACACCGAATACTGTGCCCGAACAGACAAACCGGTGGCGGGTCTGATCCGCGATCTTAAACAACGCGGGCTGCTGGAAGATACATTGGTCATCTGGGGCGGTGAGTTTGGACGCATGCCGATGAGCGAGAAAGGCGTGGGTCGCGATCACAATCCCTGGGGTTACTCCACGGTCTTTTTTGGTGCCGGAGTAAAGACCGGGCATGTGCATGGGGCCACGGACGACATCGGCCTGCGAGCGGTGGAGGACAAGGTGCATGTGCATGATCTGCATGCGACTATTCTGCATCTTCTGGGGATGGATCATGAGAGCCTGACCTTTCGCCACAACGGTCGCGACGAGCGGTTAACGGATGTAGCCGGCCATGTGGTGAAAGGAATTCTCGCCTGA
- a CDS encoding DUF1549 and DUF1553 domain-containing protein → MKTLWLLLLLVLAMSPAHGRAIRASADPVKDEPPITAKEREHWAFQPLPAECGESSSGKLDALIQLRLAAVGMKQSPQADAATLIRRITFDLIGLPPSPEESVAFEKAFKERPSAAVESMVDRLLASPLYGEHWAQWWLDIARFAETDGFEHDRERNRAWQYRDWVITALNKDQPFDDFVQQQIAGDLLPEGEEVATGFLFSGPDMPDLNNQDERRHVVLNEITSTVGSALLGLTIGCAQCHDHAYDPISQADFYRLRAFFNKAVVPKSDRQLGPSVREYTEGVPASMVYVRGDFRRPGSEIQPGFPRIGGGLNENTEDRTGLARWITREDNVLFLRTTVNRIWQQHFGRPLAPTPGDLGLQSEDPANPELLSWLAGQLPRQGWSLKRLHKLILMSETYQQATQPPAMDEAAVNLYAAMPRRRLSGEMLRDAMLSVTGQINLKAGGPGVHLPLPKEVSGTLLKKQSSKTDDPAEQRRRSIYVFARRNARQPIFELFDRPDALASCSLRQQSTTAPQALLLMNSEFSQEMADALARQALEKHSSDTGAVISWVIERCFSRRPSSQEVQLGQVFIQEQTVLTGSFAEAVADYCLAVLNANEFVYID, encoded by the coding sequence ATGAAGACTCTGTGGTTACTACTGCTGCTGGTTCTGGCGATGTCGCCAGCCCATGGGCGTGCCATTCGCGCTTCCGCTGATCCGGTGAAAGATGAACCCCCCATCACGGCCAAGGAAAGAGAACACTGGGCCTTCCAGCCGCTGCCTGCCGAGTGCGGTGAATCGTCCTCTGGCAAACTGGATGCGCTGATCCAGCTGCGGCTGGCCGCGGTAGGGATGAAACAATCCCCACAAGCGGATGCGGCCACTTTGATTCGGCGGATTACCTTTGATCTGATCGGCCTGCCACCTTCACCGGAGGAAAGCGTCGCGTTTGAAAAGGCATTCAAAGAAAGGCCAAGCGCAGCGGTGGAATCTATGGTGGACAGGCTGCTGGCAAGCCCGCTGTATGGTGAGCACTGGGCGCAGTGGTGGCTGGACATCGCCCGCTTCGCCGAGACGGACGGTTTTGAGCATGACCGGGAACGCAACCGCGCCTGGCAATACCGGGATTGGGTGATCACAGCCCTGAACAAGGACCAGCCGTTCGATGACTTCGTACAGCAGCAGATCGCCGGAGACCTGTTGCCAGAGGGAGAGGAGGTGGCCACAGGCTTTCTGTTTTCCGGCCCGGATATGCCGGACCTAAACAACCAGGATGAACGGCGTCATGTGGTGCTGAACGAGATCACCAGCACGGTGGGATCCGCCCTCCTTGGCCTAACCATTGGTTGTGCACAGTGTCATGACCATGCTTACGATCCGATAAGCCAGGCGGACTTTTACCGGCTGCGTGCCTTTTTCAATAAAGCGGTCGTGCCTAAGAGTGACCGCCAACTCGGCCCGTCGGTACGTGAATATACGGAAGGGGTTCCGGCCAGCATGGTGTACGTGAGGGGAGACTTCAGGCGGCCAGGATCTGAAATTCAGCCGGGGTTTCCACGGATCGGAGGCGGTCTGAATGAAAACACAGAAGACCGCACAGGTCTGGCACGATGGATCACGCGCGAGGACAATGTTCTTTTCCTGCGGACGACGGTGAACCGGATCTGGCAGCAGCATTTTGGCCGTCCGCTGGCGCCCACTCCAGGGGACCTGGGGCTGCAAAGCGAAGACCCCGCGAATCCGGAGCTGCTAAGCTGGCTGGCAGGCCAGCTGCCACGCCAGGGGTGGAGCTTAAAAAGGCTGCACAAACTTATCCTGATGTCCGAGACGTATCAGCAGGCCACCCAACCGCCCGCCATGGATGAGGCGGCGGTGAATCTGTATGCGGCGATGCCGCGACGTCGGCTCAGTGGTGAGATGCTGCGCGATGCAATGCTGAGTGTCACCGGACAGATCAACCTGAAAGCGGGCGGGCCCGGGGTGCATCTACCGCTGCCCAAAGAAGTGAGCGGCACGCTGCTGAAAAAGCAGTCTTCCAAGACGGACGATCCCGCCGAGCAACGCCGGCGCAGCATTTATGTCTTTGCGCGCCGCAATGCCCGCCAGCCTATCTTTGAGCTGTTTGACCGCCCGGACGCGCTGGCGAGCTGCTCGCTCCGGCAGCAGTCCACCACAGCCCCTCAGGCGCTGCTGCTGATGAATTCGGAATTCAGCCAGGAGATGGCCGACGCCCTGGCACGTCAGGCTCTTGAAAAACATTCATCGGATACTGGAGCGGTCATCTCCTGGGTAATTGAGAGGTGTTTTTCGCGGCGGCCTTCTTCCCAAGAGGTGCAGTTGGGTCAGGTATTCATCCAAGAACAGACGGTACTGACGGGGAGTTTTGCAGAGGCAGTGGCGGATTATTGTCTGGCGGTGTTGAATGCGAATGAGTTCGTCTATATAGACTGA
- a CDS encoding sulfatase, producing the protein MHLRLTFLLILAAATAHAAKPNVLMICVDDLKPTIGCFGDPVAKTPNIDRLAKRGVLFEKAFCNQAVCSPSRNALMTSLRPQTLGIYELSTNFRKAAPDAITMTQHFMAQGYKTEGLGKILHVGHGNTEDAASWSVPPWKPKAKTYVNNESTEVTRPSRTGSDRGWATESAETSDDTYGDGQVALEAVKRLQAAAQKPEQPFFLAVGFIRPHLPFVSPKKYWDLYDPAKLPMPQVTEAPAGAPAYAGQQGGELRQYSDMPTQGPIDGTMTRRLIHGYYAATSYMDAQLGLVLDALDANGLTENTIIVFWGDHGWHLGDHGMWCKHTNYEQAARIPVIVCAPGAPTAVKTSALIETVDIYPTLSDLAGLSAPQALEGKSFASVVKDPTQKARDSVIHVYPRNDLLGRAIRTDRYRFVEWKKAGSSEAPDATELYDYQEDPLETKNLASERPEVVKELAAILATHPEAKPQIKGAGGKGSPKKKKKKK; encoded by the coding sequence ATGCATCTTCGACTGACCTTTCTACTCATCCTGGCGGCTGCCACTGCCCATGCCGCCAAGCCCAATGTCCTCATGATCTGTGTGGATGATCTCAAACCCACCATCGGCTGTTTTGGCGATCCTGTGGCAAAGACGCCTAACATTGACCGCTTGGCCAAACGAGGAGTGCTTTTTGAAAAAGCCTTCTGCAATCAGGCCGTCTGTTCGCCCTCACGCAATGCATTGATGACCAGCCTGCGTCCACAGACCCTGGGCATTTATGAACTGTCCACCAACTTCCGCAAAGCTGCCCCAGATGCCATCACGATGACCCAACATTTCATGGCCCAGGGTTATAAAACCGAAGGTCTGGGCAAGATCCTGCATGTCGGTCACGGCAATACGGAGGATGCCGCCTCCTGGTCCGTGCCCCCTTGGAAACCCAAGGCCAAGACCTATGTGAACAACGAAAGCACCGAAGTCACCCGTCCCTCCCGCACGGGCAGTGATCGTGGCTGGGCCACTGAATCCGCTGAGACATCTGATGACACCTACGGTGACGGACAGGTCGCCCTTGAGGCCGTGAAGCGTCTCCAGGCTGCCGCTCAAAAACCCGAGCAACCCTTCTTTCTCGCCGTTGGTTTCATTCGCCCGCACCTCCCTTTTGTCTCTCCCAAAAAATACTGGGACCTCTATGACCCGGCCAAGCTGCCCATGCCTCAGGTCACGGAAGCACCGGCGGGAGCACCAGCATACGCCGGTCAACAGGGCGGAGAGCTTCGCCAATACAGCGATATGCCTACCCAGGGGCCTATTGATGGCACGATGACCCGCCGCCTCATCCACGGTTATTATGCCGCCACCAGCTACATGGATGCACAGTTAGGCCTGGTCCTGGATGCCCTGGATGCCAATGGTCTAACCGAAAATACCATCATCGTCTTTTGGGGGGACCACGGCTGGCACTTGGGCGACCACGGCATGTGGTGCAAACATACAAATTATGAGCAGGCCGCCCGCATCCCTGTCATCGTATGCGCCCCCGGCGCACCCACAGCGGTAAAGACCTCCGCCCTCATCGAGACCGTTGATATCTACCCCACCCTGAGTGATCTGGCGGGCCTTTCAGCCCCGCAGGCACTGGAAGGAAAAAGCTTCGCCTCCGTCGTCAAAGACCCCACTCAAAAAGCCCGCGATAGCGTCATCCACGTCTATCCGCGCAATGATTTGTTAGGCCGTGCTATCCGCACCGACCGCTACCGATTCGTCGAATGGAAAAAAGCAGGCAGTTCTGAGGCACCCGATGCCACCGAACTCTACGACTACCAGGAAGACCCTCTCGAAACCAAAAACCTCGCCTCAGAACGTCCCGAAGTGGTGAAAGAACTCGCCGCCATCCTCGCCACCCATCCCGAGGCCAAGCCGCAGATCAAAGGGGCTGGAGGCAAGGGCTCACCAAAAAAGAAGAAAAAGAAGAAGTAA
- a CDS encoding VanW family protein — protein sequence MNAHPADAAPLPPEPTRWSGWVFRFKASCFQMRRLIQDTTHPVTKHPQGNQLWETPVTADWSSDLWRGGESPRERKLQLGKVQNLRIAAQALNGVEIPAGATWSFWKHLGRTTKAKGYSTGRELREGCLIPQIGGGLCQLSGAIYNAALEAGLEIVERHAHSNSSVGSLARIGRDATIFWNYVDLRLRHEAAWRLEVHVSQDKLHVCIRSNHHIERPVQVMETPGDSRPPNACATCGLASCHRSSPLENAQQEVDRTAVLVDAWWPEWDAFLKSEKGSNRDLFLPLDGKRWKKASYQWDTALHAKAFSFPSLTLMRSWATRRLRNEGARRQRALLHWDERLAAAYGQALKAHHSHLIVSQTLLPYLWKKGWLGGRTFDVMMCRLPMLTLHERLDEAARLHPESGTCADFRAEQELVQNETAALAAATRWITPHTEIAKLAGCKAHLIPWSLPESSKAHTASGLNKNVVFPASTLCRKGAYELRKALHGLPVKLELRGGVLEGADFWDGIHLTTSGDGWLEQADIIVLPAFVENCPRVLLKAVAAGKPVIATEACGIEGLPGVTIIQAGDAQGLRLALIKQLSASGNSARWKESGQPSLRDG from the coding sequence ATGAACGCACACCCTGCGGATGCCGCCCCGCTGCCGCCCGAGCCCACGCGCTGGTCTGGATGGGTGTTTCGATTCAAGGCGAGCTGTTTTCAAATGCGTCGCCTCATTCAGGATACGACTCATCCGGTCACCAAACACCCTCAGGGTAACCAATTGTGGGAAACCCCAGTCACCGCCGACTGGTCTTCCGACCTCTGGCGCGGCGGGGAGTCTCCACGCGAACGGAAGCTACAACTCGGCAAGGTTCAAAATCTGCGCATCGCCGCCCAGGCGCTCAATGGAGTGGAAATCCCGGCAGGAGCCACGTGGAGCTTTTGGAAACATCTGGGCCGCACGACGAAGGCCAAAGGCTATAGCACCGGACGTGAACTGAGAGAAGGATGCCTGATCCCGCAAATCGGCGGCGGGCTATGCCAGCTTTCAGGTGCCATCTACAATGCGGCACTGGAAGCGGGTCTGGAAATCGTGGAGCGCCATGCGCATTCCAACTCCTCCGTGGGATCGCTGGCCCGCATTGGACGGGATGCGACGATTTTTTGGAACTATGTGGACCTGCGCCTGCGGCATGAAGCGGCCTGGAGACTGGAGGTGCATGTGAGCCAGGATAAGCTCCACGTATGCATTCGCTCCAATCATCATATCGAAAGGCCCGTCCAGGTGATGGAGACACCAGGAGACTCCAGGCCACCCAATGCCTGTGCCACTTGTGGCCTGGCCTCATGCCATCGCAGTTCGCCCCTTGAAAATGCCCAGCAGGAGGTGGACCGGACCGCCGTGCTGGTGGATGCGTGGTGGCCGGAGTGGGATGCATTTCTAAAAAGCGAAAAGGGCTCGAATCGCGATTTGTTTTTACCGCTGGATGGCAAACGCTGGAAAAAGGCCAGTTACCAATGGGACACTGCATTGCATGCCAAAGCCTTCAGCTTCCCCTCGCTGACGCTTATGCGATCCTGGGCCACACGGCGTCTGCGCAATGAAGGAGCAAGACGCCAGCGGGCCTTGCTACACTGGGATGAACGGCTGGCCGCAGCCTATGGACAGGCTTTGAAGGCGCATCATTCTCACCTCATCGTCTCACAGACTCTGCTTCCCTATCTTTGGAAGAAGGGTTGGTTAGGCGGACGAACTTTTGACGTGATGATGTGTCGCCTTCCCATGCTAACACTTCATGAGCGGCTGGATGAGGCTGCTAGATTGCATCCCGAATCTGGAACCTGTGCGGATTTTCGTGCTGAACAGGAGTTGGTTCAAAATGAGACGGCAGCTCTGGCAGCGGCCACGCGCTGGATCACGCCTCACACTGAGATTGCCAAACTGGCGGGTTGCAAAGCTCATTTGATTCCGTGGTCACTGCCTGAGAGTTCAAAGGCTCACACAGCATCGGGCCTGAACAAAAACGTGGTCTTTCCTGCATCCACACTCTGCCGAAAAGGTGCCTATGAACTTCGTAAAGCCCTGCACGGACTGCCGGTGAAACTGGAACTTCGCGGAGGGGTCTTGGAAGGAGCAGACTTTTGGGACGGCATCCATCTGACCACATCGGGAGATGGATGGCTGGAGCAGGCAGACATCATTGTGCTGCCTGCGTTTGTGGAGAACTGCCCACGCGTTTTATTGAAGGCCGTCGCCGCAGGCAAACCGGTGATCGCCACGGAAGCATGCGGGATCGAAGGCTTACCTGGAGTGACCATCATCCAGGCAGGAGATGCGCAGGGCCTGAGACTGGCCCTGATCAAACAGTTGAGCGCCAGTGGGAATTCTGCAAGATGGAAGGAATCCGGTCAGCCATCACTTCGTGACGGATAA
- a CDS encoding DUF2126 domain-containing protein, whose amino-acid sequence MSIHVALRHVTRYKFDRPVNLSPHIVRLRPAPHCRTPILAYSLKIKPDTHFINWQQDPQSNYLARLVFPEKATELCVEVDLVADMAVYNPFDFFLEPEAEKVPFRYDPVLAHELEPYHRKLPLTPLIGGYLRGVRQQMTSGKEQMRTNDFLVMLNQMLWKDISYNIRLEPGVQTPEETLELGCGSCRDSAWLMVQIFRHLGMAARFVSGYLIQLKADVKSLDGPSGTEVDFTDLHAWCEVYLPGAGWVGLDPTSGLFAGEGHIPLAATPDPTSAAPVTGAIDKCEVEFDHEMSVTRIFESARVTKPYTPEQWKDIEALGYQIDDELVEGDVRLTMGGEPTFVSIDDMEGDEWNTAAVGPTKRLLSGQLVKRLRNRFGPGGLLHYGMGKWYPGEPLPRWSLGCYWRKDGVPVWADDTLIADESKSYGHDEKVAQLFGVALAKALGVNPKWLKPGYEDAFYYLWKEKRMPVNVDPLKSNLKDELERKRLARIFEEGMDKVVGYALPLQRSISGDQLKWQSGPWYVRDDTMFLIPGDSPMGLRLPLDSIPWVSAGDFPWIYPADPSKDWPELPPRPESRQQFLAGLGDALAGLTSVPASYGEAAYAGQGKPERRKLEPLTQEQIEDNPAERYPQPNESAPWIIRTALCVEAREGRLHVFMPPVEEVEDYLDLVAAVEDVATTLKMPLIIEGTPPPYDPRLQVLKVTPDPGVIEVNTHPVKTWNELVDNTQIIYDEARQTRLGTEKFMVDGRHTGTGGGNHIVLGGETPKDSPFLRRPDLLKSLLGYWHNHPSLSYLFSGLFIGPTSQHPRVDEARNDALYEMELAFKELDRNTAMHGHTTPWLVDRIFRNLLADVTGNTHRTEFCIDKMFDPGSSTGRLGLVELRSFEMPPHPEMSLAQQLLMRAAIARFWKEPYEQKLVRWGTELHDRFLLPHFVWDDFKDVMDDFKSAGYGLTPDWFEPHFEFKFPRIGEITQRGVNLEIRTALEPWHVLGEEATAGGTARYVDSSLERVQLKTSGLVNNRYAITCNGRNVPLHPSGVNGEFVAGVRYRAWQPPNALQPTIGIHAPLIFDIVDTWNNRSLGGGNYHVTHPGGRSFDTFPVNGYEAESRRRSRFFATGHTPGKIEPITIPTVPEFPFTLDLRLG is encoded by the coding sequence ATGTCCATTCACGTCGCCCTCCGTCACGTCACGCGGTATAAGTTTGATCGCCCGGTGAACCTCTCGCCGCACATCGTGCGTTTGCGACCTGCCCCTCACTGCCGCACGCCCATCCTGGCGTATTCGTTAAAGATCAAGCCTGATACGCACTTCATTAACTGGCAGCAGGATCCGCAGAGCAACTACCTGGCCCGTCTCGTTTTCCCTGAAAAGGCCACAGAGCTGTGTGTGGAGGTGGACCTTGTGGCGGACATGGCGGTTTATAACCCCTTCGATTTCTTTTTGGAGCCCGAGGCTGAAAAAGTGCCTTTCCGGTATGATCCGGTCCTGGCTCATGAACTGGAGCCTTATCACCGCAAGCTGCCTCTCACGCCTCTCATCGGCGGATATTTACGCGGAGTTCGGCAGCAGATGACCTCCGGCAAGGAGCAGATGCGCACCAATGACTTCCTGGTCATGCTGAACCAGATGCTCTGGAAGGACATCAGCTACAACATTCGTCTGGAGCCGGGTGTTCAGACACCTGAAGAGACCCTGGAACTGGGCTGCGGCTCCTGCCGCGACAGCGCCTGGTTGATGGTGCAAATCTTCCGCCATCTGGGCATGGCCGCGCGGTTTGTCAGCGGTTACCTCATCCAGCTCAAGGCCGATGTGAAATCACTCGATGGCCCTAGCGGTACCGAGGTGGATTTTACCGATCTCCATGCTTGGTGTGAAGTTTACCTCCCCGGCGCAGGCTGGGTTGGTCTGGACCCCACCTCCGGTCTGTTCGCCGGTGAAGGCCACATCCCTCTCGCTGCCACGCCTGACCCCACCAGTGCGGCTCCCGTGACCGGAGCCATTGACAAGTGCGAGGTCGAATTCGATCACGAAATGTCCGTGACGCGCATCTTTGAATCAGCGCGCGTCACCAAACCTTACACGCCTGAACAGTGGAAGGACATCGAGGCACTCGGTTATCAGATTGATGATGAACTGGTGGAAGGTGATGTCCGTCTGACGATGGGTGGCGAGCCCACCTTTGTCAGCATTGATGACATGGAAGGCGATGAATGGAATACCGCCGCCGTGGGGCCAACGAAACGGCTTCTGTCCGGCCAGCTCGTCAAGCGTCTGCGTAACCGCTTCGGCCCGGGTGGCCTGTTGCATTACGGCATGGGCAAATGGTATCCTGGGGAGCCTTTGCCACGCTGGTCGTTAGGCTGTTACTGGCGTAAGGACGGAGTGCCCGTCTGGGCAGATGATACGCTCATTGCCGATGAATCAAAGAGCTACGGGCATGATGAAAAAGTGGCGCAGCTTTTTGGAGTCGCCCTGGCCAAGGCTCTTGGGGTGAATCCAAAGTGGCTGAAGCCCGGCTACGAGGACGCGTTTTATTATCTCTGGAAAGAGAAGCGCATGCCCGTGAACGTAGATCCGCTGAAGTCTAACCTTAAGGATGAATTAGAGCGCAAGCGCCTGGCTCGTATCTTTGAGGAAGGCATGGACAAGGTGGTCGGATACGCCCTGCCCCTTCAGCGCAGCATTTCCGGGGACCAGCTCAAGTGGCAGAGCGGGCCGTGGTATGTGCGTGATGACACCATGTTCCTCATCCCGGGGGATTCCCCCATGGGCCTGCGTCTGCCGCTGGATTCCATCCCTTGGGTCAGTGCTGGAGATTTTCCATGGATTTATCCTGCGGATCCGTCCAAGGACTGGCCGGAACTGCCGCCGCGTCCAGAGAGCCGTCAGCAATTTCTCGCTGGTCTTGGTGATGCGCTGGCTGGCCTCACAAGCGTCCCCGCCAGTTATGGCGAAGCTGCCTATGCTGGCCAGGGGAAACCGGAGCGCCGCAAGCTGGAGCCACTCACGCAGGAGCAGATCGAAGACAATCCTGCGGAACGCTATCCACAGCCGAATGAATCCGCTCCCTGGATCATTCGCACCGCCCTTTGTGTGGAGGCACGCGAAGGCCGTCTTCACGTGTTCATGCCGCCCGTGGAGGAGGTGGAAGATTACCTGGACCTCGTCGCAGCTGTGGAAGACGTGGCCACCACGTTAAAAATGCCGCTCATTATTGAGGGCACTCCACCGCCTTACGATCCACGTTTGCAAGTGCTCAAGGTCACCCCTGACCCGGGCGTCATTGAGGTGAACACTCATCCCGTGAAGACTTGGAATGAACTGGTGGATAACACACAGATCATTTACGACGAAGCCCGCCAAACCCGCCTAGGTACAGAAAAATTCATGGTGGACGGCCGCCATACAGGCACCGGTGGTGGAAACCACATTGTGCTCGGTGGCGAGACGCCGAAGGATTCCCCCTTCCTACGCCGCCCTGATTTGTTGAAATCATTGTTAGGCTACTGGCATAATCATCCGTCTCTCAGTTACCTGTTCAGCGGCCTCTTCATCGGGCCGACCAGCCAGCACCCCCGTGTGGATGAGGCCCGCAATGATGCCCTCTATGAAATGGAGCTGGCCTTCAAGGAGCTTGACCGCAATACGGCCATGCATGGTCACACCACCCCCTGGCTGGTGGATCGCATTTTCCGCAACCTGCTCGCAGACGTCACTGGAAACACCCACCGTACCGAGTTCTGCATTGATAAAATGTTTGATCCCGGCAGCAGCACAGGCCGTCTCGGTCTGGTGGAGTTGCGTTCTTTTGAAATGCCTCCTCATCCTGAGATGAGCTTGGCTCAGCAGCTACTCATGCGTGCCGCCATTGCCCGTTTCTGGAAAGAGCCGTATGAGCAAAAACTCGTCCGCTGGGGCACGGAGCTGCATGATCGTTTCCTTCTTCCTCATTTCGTGTGGGATGATTTCAAGGACGTGATGGATGACTTTAAGTCCGCCGGTTACGGCCTCACGCCTGATTGGTTTGAACCGCACTTCGAGTTCAAATTCCCACGCATTGGTGAGATCACCCAACGGGGTGTGAATCTGGAGATCCGGACTGCTCTGGAGCCATGGCATGTGCTCGGCGAAGAAGCCACCGCAGGCGGCACTGCCCGGTATGTGGATAGCAGCTTGGAGCGCGTTCAGCTCAAGACCTCCGGTCTGGTGAACAACCGCTACGCCATCACCTGCAATGGTCGCAATGTACCGCTGCACCCATCCGGTGTGAATGGTGAATTCGTCGCCGGAGTACGTTACCGTGCCTGGCAGCCGCCAAATGCCCTACAGCCGACGATTGGCATCCACGCTCCGTTGATTTTCGACATCGTGGATACCTGGAACAATCGCAGCCTGGGCGGTGGCAATTATCACGTCACTCATCCCGGTGGCCGCAGTTTTGATACCTTCCCTGTGAACGGGTACGAAGCCGAGAGCCGCCGTCGCTCCCGTTTCTTCGCCACCGGCCATACGCCTGGGAAGATTGAACCCATCACCATTCCCACCGTGCCGGAGTTCCCCTTCACCTTGGATTTGCGGCTGGGCTGA
- a CDS encoding DUF6428 family protein codes for MNITEFLSHLESHSEKTLLLVLPDGGFIPAHFHITEVGHVKKNFIDCGGTRRSTESCLLQTWTADDTDHRLVAGKLSMIFGKAGDVLPHHDLPVEIEFEDFSVSQFPVTEAQVKGDVLVFQLGLKHTDCLAKELCLPGVCGPAPKVNLLGCAPGSGCC; via the coding sequence ATGAACATCACCGAATTCCTTTCTCATCTCGAGTCCCACTCTGAAAAAACACTGCTTTTGGTGCTGCCAGATGGCGGTTTCATCCCGGCGCATTTTCACATCACGGAGGTGGGCCATGTGAAAAAGAACTTCATCGATTGCGGCGGCACCCGCCGCAGCACCGAAAGCTGCCTGCTGCAAACCTGGACCGCAGACGATACAGACCACCGCCTCGTCGCAGGAAAACTCAGCATGATTTTCGGCAAAGCCGGGGACGTGCTGCCTCATCACGATCTGCCTGTCGAAATCGAATTCGAAGACTTTTCCGTCAGTCAGTTTCCGGTAACGGAAGCTCAGGTAAAAGGCGACGTGCTGGTATTTCAGCTCGGTCTCAAGCATACGGATTGCCTGGCCAAGGAACTCTGTCTGCCAGGTGTCTGCGGCCCGGCACCAAAAGTGAATCTCCTCGGTTGCGCTCCAGGATCAGGCTGCTGCTGA
- a CDS encoding ArsR/SmtB family transcription factor: protein MTAKQPPVSPEATARRVEVIKALAHPSRMLIAETLMSGEKCVCDLQALVGADMSTVSKHLTLMRKAGVLTCEKRGLNIYYRLACSCLGTFLRCLDELAPDATTCETDCCD from the coding sequence ATGACCGCGAAACAACCACCCGTCTCACCCGAGGCCACCGCGCGCCGTGTGGAAGTGATCAAAGCCCTGGCGCATCCTTCACGCATGCTCATCGCCGAAACGCTCATGAGTGGCGAGAAATGTGTCTGCGATCTCCAGGCTCTTGTGGGGGCGGATATGTCCACTGTTTCCAAGCACCTCACGCTGATGCGCAAGGCCGGAGTGCTGACCTGTGAAAAGCGCGGCCTGAACATCTATTACCGGCTCGCCTGCTCCTGCCTGGGCACCTTTCTCCGATGCCTGGATGAGCTGGCCCCTGATGCCACTACCTGCGAGACCGATTGCTGCGACTGA